One part of the Quercus lobata isolate SW786 chromosome 7, ValleyOak3.0 Primary Assembly, whole genome shotgun sequence genome encodes these proteins:
- the LOC115952877 gene encoding vacuolar cation/proton exchanger 3-like — translation MASNSHQEPWLLENGNVKTLSKEMRHGRTHHYMSSSSIRKKSDLKLVSKVPITCLRQLLANLQEVILGTKLSVLFPAIPLAIAAEIYGFGRPWVFALSLLGLTPLAERVSFLTEQIAYYTGPTVGGLLNATCGNATELIIAIFALSKHKIALVKYSLLGSILSNLLLVLGTSLFCGGIANLRREQKYDRRQADVNSLLLLLALLCHSLPTLFRHSGALPELTVVPTIQLSRVNSIVMLLAYTAYLVFQLWTHRQLFEAQEESEDGAEDEEEVPVIGFWSGFVWLVGMTIVIALLSEYVVATIEDASDSWGLSVSFLSIILLPIVGNAAEHAGAVIFAFKNKLDISLGVALGSATQIAMFVVPLCVVVAWIMGIHMDLDFNILETTSLALSIIATAFTLQDGTSHYMKGLVLLLCYIVIAACFFVSKKPLQTLGQANIVNSGLQMTTEGFLST, via the exons ATGGCTTCAAACTCTCACCAAGAACCATGGCTTTTGGAAAATGGAAACGTCAAAACCTTGAGCAAGGAGATGAGGCACGGTCGTACCCACCATTACATGTCATCCTCATCTATTCGCAAAAAGTCCGACCTCAAACTTGTCTCAAAAGTTCCCATAACTTGCCTTAGACAATTGTTGGCAAATCTTCAAGAGGTTATTCTGGGAACTAAGCTTTCTGTGCTATTTCCAGCCATCCCACTAGCCATTGCAGCTGAGATTTATGGTTTTGGAAGA CCATGGGTGTTCGCATTGAGCTTACTTGGCCTCACTCCACTTGCTGAACGTGTCAGCTTCCTGACAGA ACAAATTGCTTACTACACCGGTCCTACAG TGGGAGGGCTTCTAAATGCTACATGTGGGAATGCTACGGAGCTCATTATTGCAATATTTGCTCTAAGCAAACATAAAATAGCCCTAGTCAAGTACTCTCTCTTGGGCTCCATTCTTTCCAACCTTCTTCTGGTTCTAGGGACATCTCTCTTCTGTGGTGGCATTGCCAACCTTAGAAGGGAACAAAAATACGACAGa AGACAAGCTGATGTGAACTCACTCCTGTTGCTGCTAGCATTGTTGTGCCACTCGCTGCCTACTTTGTTTCGGCATTCTGGGGCCTTGCCTGAACTCACTGTGGTACCAACAATCCAGTTGTCGAGAGTCAATAGCATTGTCATGCTTCTTGCATACACTGCCTACCTAGTCTTCCAATTGTGGACACATCGCCAATTATTTGAAGCTCAGGAG GAATCAGAAGATGGTGCAGAGGATGAGGAAGAAGTGCCAGTGATAGGATTCTGGAGTGGATTTGTTTGGTTGGTCGGGATGACTATAGTCATAGCTCTGTTGTCTGAATATGTGGTGGCCACAATTGag GATGCGTCAGATTCTTGGGGCTTGTCAGTCAGCTTCCTCAGCATAATCTTGCTACCAATTGTTGGAAATGCAGCAGAACATGCTGGGGCAGTCATATTTGCTTTCAAGAACAAGTTG GATATATCTTTAGGTGTTGCCTTAGGGTCTGCGACTCAGATTGCAATGTTTGTG GTCCCATTATGCGTGGTTGTAGCTTGGATTATGGGAATTCACATGGATCTTGATTTCAACATCCTTGAGACCACCTCTCTTGCTTTATCAATAATTGCTACAGCCTTCACACTTCAG GATGGGACTTCTCACTACATGAAGGGATTGGTTCTCCTCTTGTGCTACATTGTTATTGCAGCATGCTTCTTTGTATCCAAAAAACCACTTC AAACTCTAGGCCAAGCAAACATCGTCAACTCGGGACTTCAAATGACTACAGAAGGATTCTTAAGCACTTAA